In one window of Siphonobacter curvatus DNA:
- a CDS encoding prenyltransferase/squalene oxidase repeat-containing protein has translation MKYLMALVCWVMTSWLSSQAQQSLSLKNEQLELVWQRKQGGWQLTRLAVKKGKNWEALANPSGEGTLLFAPEKPNPGAARSFQLSTGGTFPEPSYHYQKEQWKESINAVSLNTAGQAEHFRFSKGQQINPRQVRLEAETPQATIITDWQLDDRFPTDVQVHQTLKAKQKGYYSLASPTLATVSESQLAWATVPGYFQGKAIQKDFVKAYAYGMGVPELPVVYRERCASTLCPLVSTKNGVTLSIIPDPGLGRDPWAKDHSTQTDWLLGLSHKNRRSELSPTLYYPVLGETNSGLASGETIQYGFRYSLMPGDWFKAINHAVYDIYQFKESLALRQSTQALSNRVENMHHYLTDPVTSLWRVESYKGLQIGAQSYLGGVVGSNKDAMKNADYGAMWYLSTATADPKLIQKVLPYALNFKLAQQTDTGFFKGAVEGQYYLAQSKKFVEEWGEVVEPIAVTYYTMLDIGNLLLFEPTNTELKEKLKAGAEFLLRTQKPNGSWAVAYDHHTDQELFKDIPDVRPTFYGLLVAYRILREPRYLAAAQKGADWLIKESIETGSFLGVCGDARYAPDFATGQSAQALLDLYELTKAEQYKQAALTAAKIYTSSIYTHPIPNRTVKEVNGVKREDWEIAQSGLSFEHGGIFGSAVRHGPIQLCSHAGMFIRLYQLTNEPLFADMARAGALGRDAFVDAKTSVASYYWNAMNKGAGPYPHHAWWQVGWITDYLMAEAELRTQGKVHFPRGFVTPKVGPHQTYGFEPGMIYGDKARVFIREGVVKPSSPVIDYILAKSESANRLYVILLNNRQQATTFNLNLSTESMPAGTRAKTLRSLTTGKAAGTAYELPGFGVEVLAIDLP, from the coding sequence ATGAAATATCTAATGGCTTTGGTTTGCTGGGTGATGACGAGTTGGCTAAGCAGTCAGGCTCAGCAATCGCTTTCCTTGAAAAATGAGCAGTTGGAATTGGTGTGGCAACGGAAACAGGGGGGGTGGCAGTTAACGCGTCTAGCCGTCAAGAAAGGGAAAAACTGGGAAGCTTTGGCTAATCCTTCGGGAGAAGGCACCTTACTTTTTGCCCCTGAAAAGCCGAATCCTGGGGCCGCCCGAAGCTTTCAGTTGAGTACCGGTGGTACGTTTCCGGAGCCGAGTTATCATTACCAAAAGGAGCAGTGGAAGGAAAGTATCAACGCTGTGTCGCTGAATACAGCTGGGCAGGCTGAACATTTCCGGTTTAGCAAAGGACAGCAAATCAATCCCCGGCAGGTACGGCTTGAAGCGGAAACCCCGCAGGCTACCATTATCACGGATTGGCAATTGGATGATCGTTTCCCAACGGATGTGCAGGTGCATCAAACCCTGAAAGCGAAACAAAAAGGATATTATTCATTAGCCAGTCCTACGCTGGCTACCGTAAGCGAATCGCAACTAGCCTGGGCGACGGTGCCGGGGTACTTCCAGGGAAAAGCCATTCAAAAGGATTTCGTTAAAGCGTATGCCTATGGAATGGGCGTGCCCGAACTGCCCGTGGTGTATCGCGAGCGTTGTGCGAGTACTTTGTGTCCGCTGGTATCTACGAAAAACGGCGTAACGCTTTCCATCATTCCCGACCCCGGTCTGGGCCGCGACCCCTGGGCAAAAGATCACAGTACGCAAACGGATTGGCTACTCGGACTCTCGCACAAAAACCGCCGGTCGGAATTAAGCCCTACGCTGTATTACCCCGTGTTAGGGGAAACAAACTCAGGCTTAGCTTCGGGCGAAACGATTCAGTACGGCTTTCGCTACAGTCTGATGCCGGGCGATTGGTTCAAGGCCATTAATCATGCCGTCTACGATATTTATCAGTTTAAGGAAAGTCTGGCGTTGCGGCAGAGTACCCAGGCCCTGAGTAATCGGGTGGAGAACATGCACCACTACCTGACCGATCCGGTGACGTCCCTGTGGAGGGTTGAATCCTACAAAGGATTACAAATCGGGGCTCAGTCGTATCTGGGAGGTGTAGTAGGTTCGAATAAGGATGCGATGAAAAACGCCGATTACGGAGCGATGTGGTATCTCTCTACGGCCACGGCTGATCCGAAACTGATCCAAAAGGTATTGCCGTATGCCCTGAATTTCAAATTGGCCCAGCAAACGGATACGGGTTTTTTCAAGGGAGCCGTCGAAGGGCAGTACTACCTGGCTCAATCAAAGAAATTCGTAGAAGAATGGGGGGAAGTCGTCGAACCCATTGCCGTAACGTATTATACGATGCTGGACATTGGTAATCTGTTACTCTTCGAACCTACGAATACTGAGCTGAAAGAAAAACTAAAAGCTGGAGCCGAGTTTCTGCTGCGTACCCAAAAACCAAATGGCAGTTGGGCCGTCGCCTACGATCATCATACGGATCAGGAATTGTTTAAAGACATTCCCGACGTTCGGCCTACGTTTTACGGCTTACTGGTCGCGTACCGAATCCTGCGGGAGCCAAGGTATCTGGCGGCTGCTCAGAAAGGAGCCGACTGGTTGATCAAAGAATCGATTGAAACGGGTTCGTTTCTTGGTGTTTGCGGCGATGCCCGGTACGCCCCGGACTTTGCTACGGGTCAATCTGCTCAGGCCTTACTGGATTTATACGAGCTGACCAAAGCCGAGCAATACAAGCAGGCTGCTCTGACGGCCGCGAAAATCTACACCAGTTCCATTTATACGCATCCCATTCCAAACCGTACGGTGAAGGAAGTGAATGGCGTGAAACGGGAAGATTGGGAGATTGCCCAGTCTGGACTCAGCTTTGAACACGGCGGTATTTTTGGTTCAGCCGTGCGGCACGGACCCATCCAGTTATGCAGTCACGCGGGCATGTTCATTCGCCTCTACCAGTTAACCAACGAACCTTTGTTTGCCGATATGGCCCGAGCCGGAGCCCTGGGTCGCGATGCGTTTGTGGATGCGAAAACCAGCGTCGCTTCGTACTACTGGAACGCAATGAATAAAGGAGCCGGCCCGTATCCGCACCACGCCTGGTGGCAAGTAGGCTGGATCACGGATTATCTGATGGCCGAAGCCGAATTACGTACGCAAGGGAAGGTTCACTTTCCCCGTGGTTTCGTCACGCCAAAAGTAGGGCCGCACCAGACCTACGGGTTCGAACCGGGCATGATTTACGGTGATAAGGCCCGTGTATTCATTCGCGAAGGTGTGGTAAAACCGAGCAGTCCGGTGATTGATTACATTTTGGCCAAATCCGAATCGGCGAATCGACTCTACGTCATCCTGCTCAATAATCGTCAGCAAGCCACCACCTTCAACCTCAACCTATCGACTGAATCCATGCCGGCGGGTACCCGAGCGAAAACGCTGCGGAGTTTAACTACTGGTAAAGCGGCGGGTACGGCCTACGAACTACCGGGTTTTGGCGTGGAGGTACTAGCCATTGATCTGCCATGA
- a CDS encoding RagB/SusD family nutrient uptake outer membrane protein, with the protein MRKIFIPLIALLMAGCQLEETPYSSIFTDNFYKTAEDAEAAITAVYGTLGALYGGPAPLIASDFSADQVYARPVVGRDTYTLFSYDKQYSAAKSFDRTNESPLQIWRAYSGIEKANWVLDRVPAITMNTQRREEILGEAYYLRAFYHWMLTKNFGDIIVKTKASTNLTEAYQAKSTRAEVYQQIYKDLDEAVKRLPSYSASLVKGRASKETALALYAKAALYNEDWATSLAKAQEVINGGKHILLTNVLDVYDVTKEDQARVENMWAFESESFQPGQTSQIGSLYGPANSNGKEYGRVSYGSAFAYQSFYTSFNPKDKRRQLLDTTYIANNGNIVPQRSITPVTTQGVLVKKYRDPNSNGNVYAVNIPIFRYADVILIAAEAEARQNGATAVAYSYLNQIRKRAGLEDVPAGLSKDAFIEAILQERAWEFFAEGDRWYDLTRTNTFMSVVTKAVNNVYPTRNPQARNRYFPIPQDEINANPQLVQNPDWQ; encoded by the coding sequence ATGAGAAAAATATTTATTCCACTGATCGCCCTGCTAATGGCCGGATGTCAGCTAGAAGAAACCCCTTATTCCTCCATTTTTACGGATAACTTTTATAAAACGGCCGAAGATGCCGAAGCCGCCATTACCGCGGTATATGGAACCTTGGGTGCTTTATATGGTGGACCTGCACCCCTGATTGCCAGTGACTTTAGTGCGGATCAGGTATACGCCCGTCCCGTGGTGGGTCGTGATACGTATACGTTGTTCTCATACGACAAACAATATTCGGCGGCTAAAAGCTTTGACCGAACCAATGAATCGCCGTTGCAAATCTGGCGGGCCTACAGTGGGATCGAAAAAGCCAACTGGGTACTCGATCGGGTGCCCGCCATTACGATGAATACGCAACGCCGGGAGGAAATTCTGGGAGAAGCCTATTACTTGCGGGCCTTCTATCACTGGATGCTGACTAAAAACTTTGGCGATATCATTGTAAAGACGAAGGCCAGTACGAATTTGACCGAAGCCTATCAGGCAAAAAGCACCCGAGCCGAAGTATACCAGCAAATCTATAAAGACCTAGATGAGGCGGTCAAACGTCTGCCTTCCTATTCCGCTTCGCTCGTGAAGGGACGAGCCTCCAAAGAAACGGCTCTGGCTCTGTACGCGAAAGCGGCCCTGTACAACGAAGACTGGGCTACGTCTTTGGCCAAAGCCCAGGAAGTAATCAATGGAGGCAAACACATACTGTTAACGAATGTACTGGATGTATACGATGTGACGAAAGAGGATCAGGCTCGCGTAGAAAATATGTGGGCCTTTGAAAGCGAGAGTTTTCAGCCGGGGCAGACCTCTCAGATCGGATCATTGTACGGTCCGGCCAACAGTAATGGAAAAGAGTACGGACGCGTCTCGTACGGTTCCGCCTTCGCTTATCAGTCCTTCTATACTTCGTTCAACCCGAAAGACAAGCGTCGCCAGTTGCTGGATACTACCTACATTGCCAACAACGGAAACATCGTGCCGCAACGCAGCATTACGCCCGTGACGACGCAGGGGGTACTGGTGAAAAAATACCGTGACCCCAATTCCAACGGAAACGTATACGCGGTGAATATTCCCATTTTCCGCTACGCCGATGTCATTCTAATTGCGGCGGAAGCGGAAGCCCGGCAGAATGGAGCCACCGCCGTCGCGTACAGTTACCTCAATCAAATTCGGAAACGGGCCGGACTCGAGGATGTACCAGCGGGTCTGAGTAAGGACGCTTTTATAGAAGCCATCCTGCAGGAACGGGCCTGGGAATTCTTTGCCGAGGGCGATCGCTGGTACGACCTGACCCGCACCAATACCTTTATGTCGGTGGTTACTAAAGCCGTCAATAACGTCTATCCTACCCGAAACCCTCAGGCCCGGAATCGGTATTTCCCCATTCCGCAGGACGAAATCAACGCGAATCCGCAATTGGTGCAGAATCCGGATTGGCAATAA
- a CDS encoding SusC/RagA family TonB-linked outer membrane protein produces MQLFLRTCFVILGLAWMTPGVAQAQQLSLRGKVTAGNEGGIPGVSVAIKGTTRGTNTNAEGMYTLSNVPAEATLVFSSVGYVSQEITVGGKTVIDVVLQADEKGLDEVVVVGYGTQRKVETTGSIVSVKAAEILQTPVANVAQGLQARVAGMQVTQNSAAPGGNISVRIRGTNSINGSSEPLYVIDGIQFSNGGDANSLSPLSQINPNDIESVEVLKDASATAIYGARAANGVVLITTKRGKAGVSTVTYEGYYGVQETTKKLAALNASQFAQLENEIFKTNVYADPASLGEGTNWQNLIFRQAAMQNHQISIMGGSEKTQLSLSGNYFKQDGILINSDFTRYSFRLNLDHRVNKVLKVGTSILGVYSVNNRVPSVGGGLDGASSSNLLAAAIGAPPTLVPYREDGTVYPFGDQFNQRYREVANPLGLASILNRNTERRTIANIYADFSIAKGLSYRASLNVNLMSSLGDVYRPRFIQSQVELVSGGGSASKNNSNFTGLLHESVLTYVTKIGENHSLKFTGLFATQKDDNNYNNISASKFPNDATLNEAVQLATDRTVTSGRSKSRLDSYMGRINYGYKDKYFLDLTARADGASKFGNNNKYGFFPAVSAGWRIIEEPFLKSVSWLSDLKLRGSYGMTGNAGAIDPYQSLALVSSGSNYIFDHVLATGINPTGIPNPDLKWEKSTQLNLGFDLSVLNNRLSFIMDVYHKRTNDLLFVQQLPLSSGYTTITGNFASLENKGIELAINGRILDGPVKWNVSANTTVNRNKLLSLGGGIQEYVVSNYTVLQVGRSLGLFKTFIFDGIYQNGESLPKGNDIRVGGTKVKDLNGDGAITDEDRTITGEANPKFIYGFSTDVHYKNFDLSALFSGVQGNKVYNLIRYTFENPLGGRNLFAETANHWTPTNPNNEYPGVLQGGRLPISDRFMEDGSFLRCKNITLGYNLPKIKGVGNARIYVSGNNLFTFTNYSGYDPEVNSFGNSNTQIGIDNMVYPTAKSFLGGIQVTF; encoded by the coding sequence ATGCAATTATTCTTACGTACCTGTTTCGTAATCCTGGGCTTGGCCTGGATGACTCCCGGAGTCGCCCAGGCCCAACAGCTCAGCCTTCGGGGTAAGGTTACCGCCGGCAATGAAGGTGGGATTCCCGGTGTCAGTGTAGCCATTAAAGGCACAACCCGGGGTACCAACACCAACGCAGAAGGGATGTATACCCTGAGTAATGTACCCGCGGAAGCAACGCTGGTTTTTTCTTCGGTGGGTTACGTTAGTCAGGAAATCACCGTGGGTGGAAAAACGGTCATCGATGTTGTCCTGCAAGCCGATGAAAAAGGCTTGGATGAAGTCGTGGTCGTCGGCTACGGCACCCAGCGAAAAGTTGAAACCACGGGCTCTATTGTTTCCGTCAAAGCCGCTGAAATCCTGCAAACACCGGTGGCGAACGTCGCCCAGGGCTTACAGGCTCGGGTAGCCGGGATGCAGGTGACGCAAAACTCGGCGGCCCCGGGTGGTAACATCAGCGTTCGGATTCGGGGTACGAATTCCATCAACGGATCTTCCGAGCCCCTATACGTCATCGACGGCATTCAGTTTTCCAACGGTGGTGATGCCAACAGTCTAAGTCCGCTTTCCCAGATCAACCCTAATGACATTGAGTCGGTGGAAGTACTGAAAGATGCTTCAGCCACGGCTATTTACGGAGCCCGGGCTGCCAATGGTGTGGTACTCATCACCACCAAACGCGGTAAAGCGGGTGTCTCGACGGTTACCTACGAAGGATATTACGGGGTGCAGGAAACCACCAAAAAGCTAGCGGCCTTGAATGCCAGTCAGTTTGCCCAACTGGAAAATGAAATATTTAAAACGAACGTATACGCCGATCCGGCGTCCCTCGGTGAAGGTACGAACTGGCAGAATCTGATTTTCCGTCAGGCTGCCATGCAGAATCATCAAATCTCGATTATGGGCGGTTCGGAAAAAACGCAGTTATCGCTTTCCGGTAACTACTTCAAGCAGGATGGTATCTTGATTAATTCGGATTTCACTCGCTACTCCTTCCGGTTGAACCTAGATCACCGGGTCAATAAAGTGCTCAAGGTAGGTACGAGCATCCTCGGGGTGTATTCGGTCAATAACCGGGTGCCGTCCGTAGGGGGAGGACTGGATGGAGCCTCGAGTTCCAACCTGCTAGCCGCAGCGATTGGGGCTCCGCCAACCTTGGTACCCTACCGGGAGGACGGAACCGTATATCCCTTCGGCGATCAGTTCAACCAGCGATACCGCGAAGTCGCTAATCCATTAGGACTGGCTTCCATCCTCAACCGCAACACAGAACGCCGGACCATTGCCAATATCTACGCGGATTTTAGTATTGCGAAAGGGTTAAGTTACCGGGCTTCCTTGAATGTGAATTTAATGAGTAGTCTGGGAGATGTGTACCGCCCCCGGTTCATCCAGAGTCAGGTTGAATTAGTGTCCGGTGGTGGAAGTGCCAGTAAAAATAATTCGAACTTCACGGGCTTGTTACACGAAAGCGTGTTGACGTATGTGACGAAAATTGGTGAAAACCACTCCCTGAAGTTTACGGGTTTATTTGCTACGCAAAAGGACGACAACAATTACAATAACATCTCCGCTTCCAAGTTTCCCAACGATGCTACGCTTAACGAAGCGGTGCAACTGGCTACGGATCGAACCGTAACCAGTGGTCGTAGCAAAAGTCGACTGGACTCCTACATGGGCCGGATCAATTATGGGTACAAAGACAAATATTTTCTGGATTTAACGGCCCGGGCGGATGGAGCCAGTAAGTTTGGTAATAACAACAAATACGGATTCTTTCCCGCGGTATCGGCGGGTTGGCGAATCATCGAAGAACCTTTCCTGAAAAGTGTATCCTGGCTTTCTGATTTAAAATTGCGGGGAAGTTACGGTATGACCGGAAATGCCGGGGCCATTGACCCGTACCAATCGCTTGCCCTGGTTAGCTCGGGCAGTAACTACATTTTTGATCACGTGCTGGCTACAGGTATCAATCCCACGGGCATTCCAAACCCCGATTTGAAGTGGGAGAAATCCACGCAACTTAACCTGGGTTTTGATTTGAGCGTATTGAACAACCGCTTGAGCTTTATTATGGATGTGTACCACAAGCGGACCAATGATCTACTGTTCGTCCAACAGTTGCCGCTTTCTTCGGGCTACACCACCATCACCGGAAATTTCGCTTCGCTGGAAAATAAGGGCATCGAACTGGCTATCAACGGACGCATTCTGGACGGGCCCGTTAAGTGGAATGTCTCTGCTAATACAACGGTCAATCGAAACAAATTACTTTCCCTGGGTGGCGGTATTCAGGAATACGTCGTCTCTAACTATACGGTCCTGCAAGTGGGTCGTTCGTTAGGCTTGTTTAAAACCTTCATTTTTGATGGCATTTACCAAAACGGAGAATCGCTTCCCAAGGGTAACGATATTCGTGTCGGAGGAACGAAAGTCAAGGATCTCAATGGCGATGGAGCGATTACGGATGAGGATCGAACCATTACCGGCGAAGCGAATCCAAAGTTTATCTACGGCTTTTCAACGGACGTACACTACAAAAATTTCGATTTGAGTGCCCTTTTCTCGGGTGTACAAGGAAATAAGGTGTATAACCTCATCCGCTATACGTTTGAAAATCCACTGGGCGGACGAAATCTGTTCGCCGAAACGGCCAATCACTGGACGCCTACCAATCCAAATAATGAATATCCGGGCGTATTGCAGGGGGGACGCCTGCCCATCAGCGACCGATTCATGGAAGATGGCTCCTTTCTGCGTTGCAAGAACATTACGCTCGGGTATAACCTGCCCAAAATCAAAGGCGTCGGCAATGCCCGTATTTACGTGAGCGGAAACAATCTATTCACCTTTACCAACTACAGTGGCTACGATCCCGAAGTAAACAGCTTCGGCAATTCAAACACGCAGATTGGTATTGATAACATGGTCTATCCAACGGCCAAATCCTTTTTGGGTGGTATTCAGGTAACCTTTTGA
- a CDS encoding LacI family DNA-binding transcriptional regulator, protein MIHCPKCHQVDSINKAGMVRGKQRYYCKSCQRHFSFADTPKPRSKHQVTIVDMARELGISKSTVSRALRDQSDIHPSTRKAVVELAQQLDYQPNLLAYGLVKSRTNTVGMIVPEFHHYFFPEVIIGTQEVLQAAGYNLMICQSNESYQTEVANVKALMASRVDGLIVSMTSETNNIDHFKALENKGTPLIFFNRICPELETHRVVVDDYEGAYRAVTHLLEQGYRRIAHIAGPGSLLISRLRQKGYTDALASYGIELDPELIITYDLTDEKARIYATYLLDLPTPPDAIFAVNDPTAIQVMLVAKAKGVRIPEELAVVGFSNDPISAIIEPGLTTVSQPVGEIGRTAARLFLETIRLGEQTVPRTETLKTELIIRGSSVVRPA, encoded by the coding sequence ATGATTCATTGTCCGAAATGCCATCAAGTCGATTCGATTAACAAAGCCGGTATGGTGCGGGGTAAACAGCGCTACTACTGCAAATCCTGCCAGCGTCATTTTTCCTTTGCCGATACGCCCAAACCTCGCTCAAAGCATCAGGTAACGATTGTGGATATGGCTCGTGAATTAGGTATTTCTAAATCGACGGTATCTAGGGCACTCCGAGACCAGAGCGATATTCATCCCAGTACCCGGAAGGCCGTGGTAGAGCTGGCCCAGCAATTGGATTATCAGCCTAACCTGTTAGCGTATGGTCTGGTGAAAAGCCGCACGAATACCGTCGGCATGATTGTTCCGGAATTTCATCACTACTTCTTTCCGGAAGTCATTATTGGCACGCAGGAAGTGTTACAGGCGGCGGGATATAATCTGATGATCTGTCAGTCGAATGAATCCTATCAGACGGAAGTAGCCAACGTGAAAGCATTGATGGCTAGTCGGGTCGATGGGTTGATTGTCTCCATGACGAGCGAAACCAACAACATTGACCATTTCAAAGCCCTCGAAAATAAAGGCACGCCCCTGATTTTCTTTAATCGCATTTGTCCGGAATTGGAAACCCATCGGGTTGTCGTAGATGATTACGAAGGAGCCTACCGGGCCGTCACCCATTTGCTGGAGCAAGGCTATCGACGCATTGCTCATATCGCGGGTCCGGGTAGTTTGTTGATTAGTCGGCTCCGGCAGAAAGGCTATACGGATGCTCTGGCCTCGTACGGTATTGAACTCGATCCCGAGCTGATTATTACCTATGACCTTACCGATGAAAAGGCTCGTATTTACGCTACGTATTTGCTGGACTTGCCTACCCCACCAGATGCCATTTTTGCGGTCAATGATCCGACGGCCATTCAGGTCATGCTGGTTGCCAAAGCCAAAGGCGTTCGAATTCCCGAAGAACTGGCCGTTGTGGGTTTTAGTAATGATCCCATTTCAGCAATCATTGAACCCGGCCTGACAACCGTCAGCCAACCCGTAGGTGAAATCGGTCGTACGGCAGCCCGCCTCTTTCTGGAAACCATTCGCCTGGGCGAGCAAACCGTCCCCCGGACAGAAACGTTGAAGACCGAATTGATCATTCGCGGTTCATCGGTAGTCAGGCCTGCGTAG
- a CDS encoding RagB/SusD family nutrient uptake outer membrane protein — translation MKKYTNGVLLAALLALGSGCAKDWLTPKPLSFYAPENTFIDANGMEGALVACLRNMRYEWYGDGAPIITETIFSEVAIEGTTDKSGPAQDLNLMITPDANLNSTDYNKIGWYWYEGFKGVKYANVVISRIDDAKYASEAERNAVLGKAYFHRAYRYYKLTQQFGDVPLILKEITEPKLDFYSTKREVILQQMKEDLEFAEQWVPDNVDKGEVTKGAVSHLLTKINLALGKFDDAIKSASNVIDGGVYTLMKNRFGVDRNNASRNVIWDLHRPENKSLAENREALMLVIDRINMDGNFEGGMQIMRQTVPQWYNTINTPSGRKGTSDAADIELDQSTIYGRGLGRCRGTRYSTQNIWTDPKDLRHVKGNWMTMEDLVYNHPDLKKNNDPYYGKPLQLYNATGVRLSTDTIRSWFGWPHYKLYVPDPQNKPARGGNSDWYVFRLAETYLLRAEAYYWKGNLASAAMDLNAVRTRAGAKEMAPADVNIGTILDERARELYYEEGRKTELTRIAYLFALTGKAAYNGKTYNLENFSENNFFYDRIMEKNEFYNKGVVTNHGDRYTMSPYHVLWPIPRNAIRSNTQGRINQNKGYSGYEENVPALTKIEQ, via the coding sequence ATGAAAAAATATACCAATGGCGTACTGCTGGCGGCTTTACTAGCCCTGGGTAGTGGATGTGCCAAAGACTGGCTGACTCCCAAACCGCTCTCTTTTTACGCTCCTGAAAACACGTTCATCGATGCTAATGGCATGGAAGGAGCCCTGGTGGCTTGTCTTCGCAACATGCGGTATGAATGGTACGGCGACGGAGCCCCGATCATTACAGAAACCATATTTTCGGAAGTAGCCATCGAAGGAACGACCGATAAGTCAGGTCCGGCTCAGGACCTGAATTTGATGATTACGCCCGACGCGAACCTTAATTCGACGGACTACAATAAGATTGGCTGGTACTGGTATGAAGGATTTAAAGGTGTCAAGTACGCCAACGTAGTGATTTCGCGAATTGACGATGCCAAGTATGCCTCGGAAGCGGAACGCAACGCCGTACTCGGGAAGGCTTATTTCCACCGGGCCTACCGGTACTACAAACTGACCCAGCAATTTGGGGATGTTCCGTTAATCCTAAAAGAAATCACCGAACCCAAGCTGGATTTCTATTCGACCAAACGCGAGGTCATCTTACAGCAAATGAAAGAAGACCTGGAGTTTGCCGAGCAGTGGGTACCCGATAATGTGGATAAGGGCGAAGTAACGAAAGGGGCGGTCAGTCATTTGCTGACGAAAATAAATCTGGCTCTCGGCAAATTCGACGACGCCATCAAGTCGGCTAGTAACGTGATTGACGGGGGCGTGTACACGTTGATGAAAAACCGTTTTGGCGTGGACCGGAATAACGCCTCCCGCAACGTGATCTGGGATTTGCACCGTCCGGAAAATAAATCACTGGCCGAAAACCGCGAAGCCCTGATGCTGGTGATCGACCGCATCAATATGGATGGAAATTTCGAAGGCGGCATGCAGATTATGCGGCAAACCGTACCGCAGTGGTACAACACCATCAATACGCCCAGTGGTCGCAAAGGTACCAGTGACGCCGCCGACATTGAACTCGACCAGTCGACCATTTATGGTCGCGGCCTGGGTCGTTGCCGGGGAACTCGCTACAGTACCCAAAACATTTGGACGGACCCCAAGGACTTACGCCACGTGAAGGGTAACTGGATGACGATGGAAGATCTGGTGTACAACCATCCAGACCTGAAAAAAAACAACGATCCGTATTACGGAAAACCCCTGCAACTCTACAACGCCACCGGCGTACGCCTGAGTACGGACACGATTCGGAGTTGGTTTGGCTGGCCGCATTATAAGCTATACGTACCCGATCCGCAGAATAAACCCGCTCGTGGCGGTAACTCGGATTGGTACGTATTCCGCCTGGCCGAAACGTATCTGCTGCGAGCGGAAGCCTATTACTGGAAAGGGAATCTCGCTAGTGCCGCAATGGATTTGAATGCCGTGCGGACGCGGGCGGGAGCCAAGGAGATGGCTCCGGCGGACGTTAACATCGGTACCATTCTCGACGAGCGGGCCCGGGAGCTGTACTACGAAGAAGGTCGAAAAACAGAACTAACCCGGATCGCCTACCTCTTTGCCCTAACCGGAAAGGCGGCCTACAACGGGAAAACGTACAATCTGGAGAACTTTTCGGAGAACAATTTCTTCTATGACCGGATCATGGAGAAGAATGAGTTTTACAACAAAGGCGTCGTAACCAACCACGGCGATCGCTATACCATGAGCCCGTATCACGTGCTCTGGCCGATTCCCCGTAACGCCATTCGCTCCAATACGCAGGGACGAATCAATCAGAACAAAGGCTATTCGGGCTACGAAGAAAACGTTCCGGCGTTAACGAAGATTGAACAATAG